Genomic window (Verrucomicrobiia bacterium):
TTCATCGCAGTCCTTTCAACGATATCAGCTTCCTATTGTTTGAATTCGAGATGGATTCCCAAATACAAGTCGGCGAAATCGGACGGCAGGGGAGGGAAGGGGTCGGAGCTTAAAATCGCCCTCTTGCAGGCGTTGTCAAACGAGCCGAAGCCGGAGGGGGCCTCGATTTGCAAATCGGTGACGCTCCCGTCCTTCTGAATCCGAAAATAAATCACGGTCGAGAGGGGCAGGTCCGAGCGCACCGGGTTTTCCCAGGCCTGGTCGATTTTGTTCAGCATCTGCTCGAGGTAGTAGCTGTAGGGGAAGTTGGCATTTTCCAAAACGGTTTCGCCGAAGGGGGTGTTGGCGGGGGCGGGGGAAGTCGTCGGCTTGGCCTGTTCTTTTTGTTCCGTCTTCGGCGGCTGTTTGGGGGTTTCTTTTTTAGGGGGTTTCAACTTCTCCACCAGCTTGGGGCCGGGAGGGACGGGCTTTTCAATTTTTTTCGGCTTCGGGATTTGGGCTTCGGCCTTGGCTTCCGGCAGGGCGGCCTGGGCGGCGGCGCGGAAGCGGATTTGAATCGTTTGCGAAGGGGGAATAATCAGTTTTTTGGGCGCGGGCCAAAAGGCGAGCGTCAAAATCAACAAAAAATGAACGAGAAAGGAGATGAAATAGGGGTTTTTCACTTAACCTTTTCCGGTTCGGTGACCAAGTCCACCTGGTCAATCCCCAAGGCGCGGATGCGCCCCATTACATTCACCACGAAGCCGTAGGGGACGTCCCGGTCGGCCCTTAAAAAGACCGTTTTGGTTTTTCCGGCCCGCTTGAGCCCGGCGAGCTTTCCTTCGAATTTGGCCAGGGAGACGAACTGGTCGTTGATGAAAATCGCCTGCTTTTCGGTGATGGAGACCACCGTGCCGGTGGCGGCGTCCTTGGTTCCCGCGGCGGCCTTGGGCAGATTCAGCTCAATCCCGGACTGGAGCATCGGGGCGGCAATCATAAATATTATCAAAAGCACGAGCACCACGTCTACCAGATTGGTAACGTTGATATCCGCCATCAGGCGGTAATCGGAACGGCCGCCGCTTTCCAGATTGACGCTCACTTGCCGCTTTCCTTCCAGAAGGCGGTCAAAAGTTCCAAGGCAAAACTATCGGTTTGCACGGCTATCTCCTTCAACCGGCTGTTGCAATAGTTATACCCCATCACGGCGGGAATTGCGGCGGCCAGCCCGACGATGGTGGCAATCAAGGCGGCGGCGATGCCGGGAGCGACCACGGCCAAGGTGGCCTGTCCGCGGATGCCAATCGAGAGAAAGGCATCCATCACCCCCCAGACGGTTCCAAGCAGGCCGAAGAACGGAGCGCTGTTGCCGGTGGTGGCCAGAAAGGAGACGTTTTTTTCCAGCTTGGCGATCTCCTCCTGCGAGACGCGCTTCAAGGTTATGGCAATCGTGTCAACGTCGTCCTTGGTCAGGTACCCCTCGCTTTTCGCCGGGGCATCCAGCTTGGCGGGGTGGGGGTTGCCGACCGGATTTCCCAAGGCGTGGCGGCGGGAGAGCTCGTCCCTATCCTTGGCCCCGTACTCCAGCATGCGGGAGAGGGGGGTGCCGCGCATGCCGGAGAGGTTGGTGTACACCTCCGACAAACTGCGGCGACGGCGGAAGATGTTCAGGAAGCGTTCGGACTCCAGTTTCACCCGCTTGAACTGCCCCAGCTTGATTACGATGACCCCCCAGGAGACCGCGGACATGAAGACCAAAATGGCCAAAATGATTTTGGAGAAGAAATCGGAACCGGTGACCAACTGCCAGACTTGATTGTCCAACAACAGCATAAAAGTCCTCCTCGAAGGCCTATAAATAGAAAGAACGCCCAAAAGGTCAAGGAAAACTTTTTTGGGGAGCGGCAAAAATAACCCTTGACGCCGGTTTTGAGGCCGATATATTTCCGGCCTGCTTTAATGGTAGAAGATAGGATGACGGGAAAATGTGTTTTTCAGGAGGCAACTTAATCGAGGAGGTGAGCTTTTAGAATGAAGCGTTTCTTTGTTGTACTGATGATTTCGCTTTTGTGCTTGGCTTTGGTGGGCGGCTGCGGCAAGAAGCAGGAAGAGCCCGCGATGGAACAGCCCGCGCAGACGATGCCGGACACCACCACGCAGACCATGCCGGACACCACGGTGATGCAGGATACCACCGCCGGCGCGACCAAGTAATTTCCTCCGGCGATAAAAAACGAAAACGAGGCCCGTTCGGGCCTCGTTTTTTGTTTGGGGATTCCAGCGGTTTGCCCGCTAACAGGGGAGGGGGCTGTCCAGGAACACTTTGTTCAGCTCCAACACGATATCCGCCGGGGAAAGATTGCCATCGCAGTTGACGTCCGTGAAGCAGTGAGCGCAGTCGCCGCTCCCCAAGAAGACGCAGGTTAACATCAAAACGACATCCGCCGGTGTAAAGTTCACGTCGCCATTCAAATCCCCCAACCCGGAACACAACATATGCACGACTTCCCCCGTCTGGATGGCGGGGTTGAAATCGAACACGATGGAAGCCCGGTTGCGAAGGAAGGTGCGGACCGGAAGATTCGGTTTGGGTTTAATCCAATAGTTCAAGAACCATTCCCCTTCCGGCGGCACCACGTTGGGGGCCAGCATAATGTTGGCAAACTGGGCGGTCAAAACCTGCCCGTTCAAGCTGTAGCTGAAATTTCCTCGCAAGGAGGAAGAATCAATTCGCAAGCTGGAAAGATCCAGATTGGTGTCCAGCGTGTCGGTGATGAAAACGTTCACGGCCGAATCGGTGGCCTGGGCCTTGTTCTCGAAAAGAATGGTGTACTGGATGGAATCGCCGAAGCCGGCAATCGGGATTGGGTAGACCGGGCGAAGCGTATCTTCCTGGGGGAGTTTGGCCAAAATGAAAGCGCCGGCGGAAGTTTTATCGTTCGGGTCCCAAGAGCCGCGCACGGCGCCGGAGTAGCCGCGGACGCCCTTGGACTGACAGTTCAACAAAGCATCCTCCACCGCCCGGCGGCCGATGGCGTTGCGGCGCAAGATGCGGTCCATCTGCTCCAGCCGCTGATTCCCCTGCAACTGGCAGATGCTGGCCGCCATGTTCGAGCGTTTTTGGTCCCAGTTGCGCATAAACTCGCCGACAATCGTTTCCAAACAGCTGCGCATCGCGTCCACTATGCCGACCCAACCGCTTAGGGGATTCAACTGATTGGCCACCTCCTTCAAAATTCCCTGGGGGGTGGCGGCCTGCTGAGCCTGTTCCAGTTGATTGGCCAGATTCTGCAGGACATTTTCCAAAAGGGTAACGTTGCTGGGGTCGGTCAGGTATTGGGCGACCGACTGGCAGGCCGTGCCGATGATTACCTCTTTAATCAAATCCTTGAGCTTATCTTTTGCCACGCCGGTGGTGCCATCCACCGTCACCTGCTGGCCGGAGCCGAAAATGACAAACTCGTCGTCATCCAAGCGGCGAGGGGCTATTTTGGGAAAAATCACCCGTTCCGGTTTGACTTTCCAGCCGTCCGCCAGCCAATAGGATTGGGCGACATCGAGGGGGACTACCCAAGCCCGCACCGTATCTGCGGAATCCCTTTGGCTGGACCAGATGGTGTCGCCGGTAAGAGTCATCAAGCGGGCTTCTATGGCGCCGGGAGCGGGGGGCTTCAACTGGTACAGTAAAAATCCTTTGGTCGAGCCGGCGTTTTCGCACAACAGCTTGCCGAAGCGCTCCACCCCGATGGAAAAGCCGTTGAAGCCGACCGAACGGAGTTCCGGCAGAACCAAGGAGATCAAAAGATACACCCCGCGCGGGTATTCGGACCGCTCACCGTTGGCCCGTTCAGCCACCAAGTCATACCAGCCCAGGTCCGTTTCCTCGAATTTGAAAAACGCTTTGAGCCGGGTAGAATCAATCAAGTTTACCGTATCGGCCAGGATCGTATCTCTTCCCGGGCCGCTCTCCGAGCGGACCAGAAAGACCTCCGGATCGGAGGTCAGGGCGCGCAAGGCGCCGCTGGAAAACTGCTGGCCGGTAATTTCCAACGTGGCGGTATCGCCGGTGATCACCTCGTCCGGCGAAACAGAGAATATCAGAATGGTATCTCCCCCGCCGATGCCCTGCAGGTAAAGAGTTTTCAGCGGCAGGGCCGGGTCGTTGGAGGGGATTTTGATGCTGTCCAAAACGGAACCCAAGGCCGCGGGGGCGAAGCGAACCAGAAGGTGGCAGTCATCGGTAGTGTCGAAGGGAGACAAGCTCTGTCCGGAGCAGCCGTCCGTTATCAGGGAGAAGGGGGCGCTCGGCCCGATGATGCTGCCCAAGTTTAATTCCTTGGCCCCGGAATTCAGAACGGTAAGGGCCAGCGCGGCCGTATCTCCCGGCGTCACGTAACCGAAGTTTAAAGAGGAAGGGGTAACCGAAAGGTGCGGGTTCTGGCTGTATTTAATGGTGACGTAATCCCAGAGGTTGCCCGGAATTTTGCTTCCGCCGGTTACATACACATTGCCCACGGCATCGACGGCCAGGCCGCTCGGCCGGTCGTTTTCGTTGCCGCTGCCGTTGAAACGAACAACCCACTGCTGGACCCCGGCGTTGCTGTAGCGAAGGGTGGTGTAGTCGTCGGCGGCGTTGAAGGGAAACCCGACGTACCCCCTTCCGGTTACGTAGACGTTTCCGGCGGGGTCCGCCGCTATCGCCGTTGGAAAATCGTGGGGAATGTTCCCCGGGCTGTTATACAGGTTTACCCATTCTTGATTTCCCGCGGCGTCATACTTGATGGTGGCGAAGTCCTCGTAGGCCGGAAAGCCGCCCGCATCCGCGTGGCCGGTCACGTACGCGTTGCCAGCCCCATCCAGGGTCAGGTCAATGCCGATATCGTTGCCGTTGTGGTAGCGGCGCACCCAAACCGTGTCGCCGGTACTGTTATATCGAATGGTGGCAAAATCGTTAGCCGTGCCGGAGCCGATGCTCTGGCCGGTTACGTATACATCGCCCGACGCACTGACGGCGATGGCTTTGGCCTGGTCCGTGCTGTTTCCGGTTCCGTTGTAATGGCGCACCCAAGCGGTATCGCCGTTGGGGAGGTATTTGACCGTGGTATAGTCGATATTCGAGCCAACATTATAGCCCCAACCGCAGACATACGCGTTACCGGCTCCATCCATCGCCAGTTCCGCCGCCTCGTCCAAACTGTTTCCAGGCCCATTATAGCTCCGTGTCCAGAGCAGGTTGCCATTCGAGTCGTATTTGATGATGAGAAAATCCCCACCACCGGTTCCGGCGACATAGACGTTGCCGGAGGCATCCAACCCTATTCCCTTAGGCAGGTCACAGTTGGCCCCGCCGCTGTTATGCCGCCTCACCCAGAGGGTATCCCCGGAAGAGTTGTATTTGATGGTTACAAAATCCGAGCAAGTGCCGAAGCCGACGCTCTGGCCAGCTACATAGACATTGCCAGCGCCGTCCACAGCGACGGCGTCCCCCTGGTCAACGGCGCTTGAAAAACTGTAGCGGGCGGCCCACAACTCGTTTCCGCTCGGATCATATTTTATTGTGGCGATGTCCGTGCCTGAGCCGGAGGCATTGCTGCCGCCGGTGACGTAGACATTGCCGGAAGCGTCCACGGCGAGCGCATTAGGATAATCGTCCACCAAAGCCGGACCGTCGTAATTTTCACTCCAGGCGGTATCCACTTGGGCTTTGGCGTTCGGACCCAAAAAACAGAGAAGGCAGAGGAGAAGACAAACGGCCAAACTTGAAATGCCCACACGCTTCGGTTTTAAATAGCCGTGCCGTGGACCCAAGAGCAGGGGTGCATTAATCCCGTTTTGAAACATCTCTGTCCTCCTCTTTTAGTTCGTGACTATGCGGTGATTTACCCGGTTTTTGGCCGGGACTGCCCTCACTGGAAAAATTACGCAGATTTCGGAAAATTGTTGGAGGGGCGGTTATTGCCCATTTTAGGGTGGACGGACAAAAGGCTTGACAAGAATTTCCAAAAACCTATACTACGGAGCTTAGCCGGGGTCGCGTGGAGAAAAGCCCCAAAAAATGGAAGGAACTACGCCGGGCCGGATATCTGGCCGCCATTCCGGCGCTTTTGGCCATCGGGCCGATTTTGGGATGGTTTTTGGGGGACTTTCTGGATGGGAAAATCGGCACCGGCCCTTGGCTATCGTACGCCGGCATCTTAGTCGGATTTGTGGCGGCGGGACGGGAAGTGTACAAGCTGGCAAAGAGAGCCGGGGAGGAGTAAAAGCGATTCGTGAGCCCTGCCCTCTTGCAGCAGTTCGAAGCGAGGAAAGGTGAGCGGAATTCAAAATGCGCCTCACCCCCCGGCCCCCTCTCCGTAAACAGAGAGGGGGAGTTAAAACAGGTTGGTTCGGGAGCGGAGCTCCCTCACAACTTTAAGAATTCGGTTGGGTGAAAAATAAATGATCGTTCCGGAATTCATAAAACGGGTCACGGTTTTAAGCGCCGTTTTGTCGGCGGTGGCTTTTTTGTTTCTTTCGGTTTATTACCAATTTCCGTTTGCGTTGGCCTTTCTTTTGGGTGGGTGGTGGAGTTCTCTCAATCTGCTCGCTTTAGCGTTTATGGTGCAGCAGCTTTTGCGGACAGGACCGATTGACTGGACAACCGCGTTGGCCTCGATATTTATCAAGCTGCCACTTTTGTACGGGGTGGGGTTTTTCCTGGTGACTTGGAATTACCTTCCCAAGATGGGATTGGTAGCGGGGTTTTCGATCGTGTTTGCGGTCATCATTTTAAAGGGGTTGGGGCGGATGCTTTTGAAACTGGATGAGAAAGATGCACCTCACCCCCTGACCCCCTCTCCGCAAAGCAGAGAGGGGGAATTAGGCAGTTCGGGAGCGGATCTCCCTCACAAAAATCGTAGATGGCATAAGGAGGGGAACTTGATTTCGGGCGAGGCGTTCCGGGTATAATTTTTTTGGGTGAGTTAGAGAAAAAAATCACAAGCGACAGGTAGGATGATTTTAAACCTTTTAGACGAAACGGTTAAGCACGAAGAGGAAGTGAGCGAGCTTCCCAATATTCTGACTTTGATTTTCGGCCACCATCCCCACTCGGCAATCGGGAAGTTTTTGATTGAATACCAGAACATCTTCTTCGCATGGGTGGTTGCCGGGCTCATTTCGCTCGCCTTTTATCTGGCGTACCGAAAGCGGGAGATGGTTCCGGGGGGGCTTCAGAATCTCTTGGAGCTGGCCGTGGAGGGGCTGGACGGCATCGTCACCGGCATTTTGGGAAAGGACGGGCGCAAGTATCTGCCGTTTTTGGGGACACTCTTCCTCTACATCTTATTAATGAACTTGTTCGGGCTTATTCCCGGGTTGATGTCCCCCACGGGCGGGCCTTCGGGCGTGAACATCACGATGGCCTTGGCCATCTGCGTTTTTTGCTACGTGCAGTACACGGCCATCACCCGGCTCGGGCCTTTGAAATACGCCTATCATTTAATGGGGGAACCAAAGGGAGCCGTCGGCTGGTCCATGGTGCCTTTGATTTTGCCGGCGCATTTGGTCGGCGAAATCGCCAAGCCGATGAGTTTGGCGTTCCGGCTTTTCGGAAACATCACGGGCGAGGATATTCTGATTTTCGCCTTCGTGGGGCTGGGCATCGCCTTGACCAGCTTTCTGCCGGTCGGCGTTCCCCTGCAAGTGCCGTTTCTTTTTATGGCCCTTTTAACTTCCACCATTCAGGCCTTGGTTTTCACTTTGCTTTCGACCGTTTACTTTTCGCTCGTGCTGCCGCACGGGGAAGTTGAACATTAAACAAAAAAAGGAGGAGAAATGGATTATCACGTAGCATTAGCGTTCGCGCTGCCTTTGGCCATCGGCGTGGCGGCCATCGGCTCCGGGCTGGGCTTGGGGCGCGCGGTTCAAGGCGCCTTGGAAGCGATCGGCCGGCAGCCGGAGGCGTACGGCAAGATTTTGACCGCCATGATTGTAGGGGCGGGGCTTTGCGAAGCGCTCACCATCTACGCGCTCATCGTGTTCTTTATGATGCGCTCGGCCATCGTCCCGGTCGGCTAAGATGAACTTAGTCTGGCAACAGGTCCTAACCCAGATCGTCGGGTTCCTCATCGTCCTCTGGGTTTTGAAGCGGTTTGCTTGGAAGCCGATTTTAACGCTTCTCGAAGAGCGGCGGCAGAAAATCAAATCGGAGTTCGAGGCGGCCGCCCAGAAAAAGGAAGAGGCGAATCAGCTCCTCTCCTCCTACGAAGCGAAGCTGAAGGAGATTGACGCTTTGGCGCGGGCCAAAATCACCGAGGCGGTTGCCGAGGCGCAGAAAATCGCGGCGGAAATCAAGGAGGAGGCGCGCAAGGAGGGGCGGGAGCTGGTCACCCGTTCCCAGGCGGAAATTCAGCGGGAAATCGCCAAGGCGAAAGTCCAGTTGAAAGAGGACATGGTCGCCATCAGCTTGACGGCGACGGAGAAAATCATCTCCCAGAAACTGGACGAGCCGGGGCACCGGCGGCTGGTGGACGAGTACTTGACCCGGATTGAGCAGGTATGAGAAAAGTCGGCGAGGAGCGGATTGCCCGGCGGTATGCCGTGGCGCTTTTCCGTGCGGCGGGCGGCAAGCTGGACATCTACTTCGACGAAGCGAAGCATTTTTTGGAAATCTGGCGAAAGGAGCCCTCCTTTTCACGCCTGCTTTTGGCGCCGCATCTTTTGACCGAGGAAAAAAAGGAGTTTCTGGAACGTTTCTTTGCGGGAAAGGTGGAGCCGGTCTGGCTGGGGTTCTTCGGGCTTTTAATCGACAAGGGGCGGATTGGCTATTTTCCGCAGATAGCGGAAAACTTCATCCTCCTTGCCGAGGAGGCCAAGGGAATCATGCGGGCGCGGGTGCAGACGGCGGTGGCGCTTGGCTCGAAAGAGGCCGAGGCGTTGAAGACCAAGCTGGAAAAGAAGACCGGGCGGAAAATTTTGCTTTTGCCGGAGGTGAAGCCGGAGCTTTTGGGGGGGATGGTCGTGATTTTGAAAGACCAAATCATCGACGGGAGCGTGCGGCAGCGGCTAAATGAGTTGAAAGAGCAGCTGCTGGCTGTAAAAGTTGCGTAGGCAGTAGATCGTAGCGCGCAGATCGGAGCGGGCGATCGCCAGTTGCCCCTACGCGGTAGTGTTGAAGTAGTGCAAGCTGTAGCAGGGCAATTCGTGAATTGCCCGTACAATTAAAGTGAATTTGATGATGGAGGTGAGATAAAGATGGCGATAAAGCCGGAAGAAGTAAGTTCGATTCTGCAGAAGGAAATCAGCCAGTATCAGACCCGGCTGGAGATGGAGGAGGTGGGAACCATTCTCCAAGTCGGCGACGGGATCGCCCGGGTGTGGGGGCTGGAGAACGTGATGATGAGCGAGCTGGTGACCTTTCCCCACGACATCGTGGGGATGGTTTTGAACCTGGAGCAGGACAACTGCGGGGTGGCGATTTTCGGCTCCGACCAGCAAATCAAGGAAGGGGATTCCGTCCGCCGCACGGGAAAAATCGCCCAGGTTCCGGTCGGCGACGTGATGTGCGGGCGGGTGGTGAACGCGCTCGGGCAGCCGTTGGACGGCAAGGGGCCCATCGTCACCGATAAGTTTCGTCCTTTGGAAGGGCGGGCCGCGGGGGTTACCGAGCGGCAGCCGGTGAACCAGCCGGTGCAGACCGGGCTCAAGGCGATCGATTCCATGATTCCGATCGGGCGGGGCCAGCGGGAGCTTATCATCGGGGACCGGCAGACCGGCAAAACGGCGGTCGCCATTGACACCATCATCAACCAAAAAGGGAAAAATCTGTTCTGCATTTACGTCGCCGTGGGCCAGAAATCCTCCACCGTGGCGCAGGTGGTGAAAACGCTTTCCGACAACGGGGCGATGGATTACACGACCGTAGTGGTCGCCTCGGCCACCGACCCAGCGCCTTTGCAGTACATCGCCCCCTACGCGGGATGCGCCATCGGTGAGGAGTACTGCTACACCGGGCGGGATGCCTTAGTGATTTACGACGATTTGTCCAAGCATGCCCAGGCGTACCGGCAGCTTTCGCTTTTGCTCCGCCGACCGCCGGGACGGGAGGCGTATCCAGGGGACGTTTTCTATCTGCACTCCCGCCTTTTGGAGCGTGCAGTAAAACTTTCGGATGAAAAAGGAGGCGGGTCGCTCACCGCTTTGCCGGTCATCGAGACGCAGGCGGGGGACGTTTCGGCCTACATTCCCACCAACGTGATTTCCATCACCGACGGGCAGATATTTCTGGAGTCGGATTTGTTTTACGCCGGGATCCGGCCGGCCATCAACGTGGGGATCTCCGTTTCGCGCGTCGGCGGCAAGGCGCAAACCAAGGCGATGCGGAGAGTGGCCGGGCGTTTGCGTCTCGACTTGGCCCAGTACCGGGAGCTGGCGGCGTTTGCCCAGTTCGGCTCCGATCTGGATGAGGCGACGAGGGCGCAATTGACCCGCGGGGAACGCACCGTCGAGATTTTGAAACAGGGACAATACGAGCCGTTTCCCATCGAGCGGCAGGTGATGATTATTTTCGTAGCCACGCACGGGTATCTGGATGATTTGCCGCTCGAAACGGTCAAGCGGTTCGAGCAGGAGTTTTATCCCTTCATGGAAAAGGAATACCCGGACGTGGTGCACACCATCGCCCGCACCAAGGATATGGACAAGGCGACGGAGGCAAAACTGGACGAGGCGGCCAAGAAATTTCACGACCGGTTCAAGGCGGGGCTTAAGTAGGTCGTAGAGCGGAGAACGCAGGTCGGGAAATGCAGTCGATACGGGACATAAGAAGGCGGATTCGGTCGGTTTCCTCCACCCAGCAGATCACCAAGGCGATGGAGATGGTGGCGGCGGCCAAGCTGCGTCGCGCTCAAGGCCGATTGGCGCAGGCGCGGCCGTACGGCGAGAAGGCGGAGGAGATTTTGAAAAACCTCTCCGGAGCGGCGGCGGAGGTTTCCCATCCGCTTTTGGAAGTCCGGCCGGTCAAAAAAACCGTTCTGGTGGCGATCGCCTCCGACCGGGGGCTCTGCGGGTCGTACAACGCCAACGTCATCCGCCGCGCGGAGGTTTTTCTGAAGGATTACAATCCGGAGAACTGCGAGCTGGTTTTGGTCGGCAAAAAAGCGTTCGACTTCTACAAAAAGCGGAAGTGGAACGTGCGGAAGGTTTTTACCGATTTCGGCGGGAATCTGAATTTCGCCAAGGCGAAAACACTCGCCACGGAATTGATGAAGGCGTACGAAAACAAAGAGGTGGATCAAATCGTTCTCCTATACACGCGCTTTTTATCCACCAGCACCTACCGGGTGCATCTGGCGCCGTTTTTGCCGCTCGTGCCGGAGAAAAAGGGGGAGGTTTCCGGGGATTACATCTTCGAGCCCTCTCCGGCGGAGATTTTTCAGCATCTTGTTCCCCGGTTCTGTTTGACGCGGGTCGTTCTGGCCTTGGCCGAATCGTTCGCCTCCGAACACGGTTCGCGGATGATTTCGATGGGAGGAGCGACACGAAACGCGGGGGAGATGATCGATCATCTCACGTTGGTTCGCAACAAAGCGCGCCAGGCCTCGATAACCAAAGAAATTTTGGAAGTGGTCGGCGGGGCGGAAGCTTTACAGTAGCGGTGGAAGAAAAACAGGGTTATATTGGTTTAAATTTTTAATTCGAGGAGAAGGCAATGGCGGATGCAGTTGAAGAGACGATGGTGAAAACGGAAAAGACGGGAAAAACGGGAAAGGCGGACGGCAAAAAGGCCGGCGCCCTCGGAAAAGTGGTGCAGGTGATCGGCCCGACGGTGGATTTGGAGTTTCCTTCCGACCAGCTTCCGAACATTTTGAACGCCATCAAAATCGAAGACCCGGCGCACGGGATTGATTTGACCGTGGAGGCGGCCTCGCACGTCGGGGATAATTTGGTGCGCTGCGTGGCCTTGGCTTCCACAGACGGTTTGGTTCGGGGAATGACCGCCTACGACACCGGCGCGCCGATTTCGGTGCCGGTCGGCGAAGTGACCTTGGGCCGGCTTTTCAATCTTTTGGGGCAGCCGCTGGACGACATCGGACCGATTCCGGATTCGGCCAAAAAGTATCCGATTCACCGCCCGGCGCCGCCCCTTTCCGAGCAGGAAACCAAGGCAACGATGTTCGAGACCGGCATCAAGGTCATCGATTTGCTCGAGCCGTACGCCAAGGGGGGGAAAGTCGGTCTTTTCGGCGGCGCCGGAGTCGGCAAGACCGTAATCATCCAAGAACTCATCCGGAACATCGCCACGCAGCACGGCGGCTGCTCGGTATTCTCCGGCGTGGGGGAGCGAACCCGCGAGGGGAACGATTTGTGGCTGGAGATGAAGGAATCGGGCGTTTTGAAAAAGACGGCGCTCGTCTTCGGGCAGATGAACGAACCGCCGGGGGCGCGGCTGCGGGTCGGCTTGACAGGCCTCACTATGGCCGAATACTTCCGGGATGAAGCCGGGCAGGACGTTTTGCTTTTCATTGACAACATTTTCCGCTTTGTGCAGGCGGGTTCGGAAGTATCCGCGCTTTTGGGCCGGATGCCCTCCGCCGTCGGGTATCAACCGACTTTGGGTACCGAAATGGGGGCTTTGCAGGAGCGAATCACCTCCACCAAGACCGGCTCGATTACCTCCGTGCAGGCGATTTACGTGCCGGCGGATGATTTGACCGACCCGGCGCCGGCCACCACCTTCTCCCATTTGGACGCCACCACCGTGCTTTCGCGGCAGATTGCGGAACTGGGGCTTTATCCCGCCGTGGACCCGCTCGCTTCGACTTCGCGCATTCTGGACCCGAATGTAATCGGGGAGAACCATTATAATGTGGCGCGGCAGGTGCAGAAGATTTTGCAGCGCTACAAGGATTTGCAGGATATCATCGCCATTTTGGGGATGGACGAGCTTTCGGAAGAGGATAAAATCACCGTGGCGCGGGCGCGGAAAATCCAGCGCTTCCTATCGCAGCCGTTCTTCGTGGCGGAGGCGTTCACCGGGCAGCCGGGGAAATACGTAAAAGTGGAGGACACCGTGCGGGGGTTCCAGATGATTGTGGACGGGAAGATGGACGAGATTCCAGAGCAGGCATTCTACATGGTCGGGCCGATCGAGGAAGTGTACGAAAAGGCGGAGAAATTAAAGGCGGGGGCGGTCTAATAGAGAAATTTGGGGTCAGGGGATTTTTTTCCCCCTCCCCGCCCAGATTCCTCGCTTCGCTCGGAATGACAAATTAGAATGTATCAACTTTCGATTGTGACGCCGGACCGGGTTTTTTATGAAGGGGAGGTTGCATCCTTGACCGCTCCGGGAATGGCCGGATATTTGGGGGTTTTGACCGGGCATGCGCCGCTTTTGACCCCGCTGGCCACGGGCAAACTGACTTTTCGTGATGCTTCAGGCAAAAACTTTTTGGCAGCGCTTTCCGGCGGATTTTTGGAGGTTTCCAAAAAAGGGGTCATCCTTTTGGCCGATTCCATCGAGTTCCCGAACGAAATCGACCGGCAGCGGGCGGAACGGGCGGCGGAAAAAGCGCGCCAGCGGCTGGCCAAAAAAGAGGGGATCGACATTCCCCGGGCAACCGCCTCACTCAAACGGGCGGAAAACCGGCTGGCGGTGGTGCAAGAGGCAATGCTATCCGCCAATGCGGCGGCATAGGAAAATTTTCAACCAAATGGAGGCAGCATGAAGACGATTCTTTTGACCGTTCTGGCGGCCGCGGCGATTTTCGCCGGCTGCAAAAAAGAGGAGCAAAAAACCGAACAGAAGATGGAGGCGACCGCCGAAGTGCAAACCCCAGAGAGCAAACCCGCACCGGAGGCCGCCATGCCCTCGGATACGGCCAACCCCCAAGTGATTTTGGAG
Coding sequences:
- a CDS encoding TonB family protein, yielding MKNPYFISFLVHFLLILTLAFWPAPKKLIIPPSQTIQIRFRAAAQAALPEAKAEAQIPKPKKIEKPVPPGPKLVEKLKPPKKETPKQPPKTEQKEQAKPTTSPAPANTPFGETVLENANFPYSYYLEQMLNKIDQAWENPVRSDLPLSTVIYFRIQKDGSVTDLQIEAPSGFGSFDNACKRAILSSDPFPPLPSDFADLYLGIHLEFKQ
- a CDS encoding biopolymer transporter ExbD is translated as MSVNLESGGRSDYRLMADINVTNLVDVVLVLLIIFMIAAPMLQSGIELNLPKAAAGTKDAATGTVVSITEKQAIFINDQFVSLAKFEGKLAGLKRAGKTKTVFLRADRDVPYGFVVNVMGRIRALGIDQVDLVTEPEKVK
- a CDS encoding MotA/TolQ/ExbB proton channel family protein gives rise to the protein MLLLDNQVWQLVTGSDFFSKIILAILVFMSAVSWGVIVIKLGQFKRVKLESERFLNIFRRRRSLSEVYTNLSGMRGTPLSRMLEYGAKDRDELSRRHALGNPVGNPHPAKLDAPAKSEGYLTKDDVDTIAITLKRVSQEEIAKLEKNVSFLATTGNSAPFFGLLGTVWGVMDAFLSIGIRGQATLAVVAPGIAAALIATIVGLAAAIPAVMGYNYCNSRLKEIAVQTDSFALELLTAFWKESGK
- a CDS encoding SBBP repeat-containing protein, with product MFQNGINAPLLLGPRHGYLKPKRVGISSLAVCLLLCLLCFLGPNAKAQVDTAWSENYDGPALVDDYPNALAVDASGNVYVTGGSNASGSGTDIATIKYDPSGNELWAARYSFSSAVDQGDAVAVDGAGNVYVAGQSVGFGTCSDFVTIKYNSSGDTLWVRRHNSGGANCDLPKGIGLDASGNVYVAGTGGGDFLIIKYDSNGNLLWTRSYNGPGNSLDEAAELAMDGAGNAYVCGWGYNVGSNIDYTTVKYLPNGDTAWVRHYNGTGNSTDQAKAIAVSASGDVYVTGQSIGSGTANDFATIRYNSTGDTVWVRRYHNGNDIGIDLTLDGAGNAYVTGHADAGGFPAYEDFATIKYDAAGNQEWVNLYNSPGNIPHDFPTAIAADPAGNVYVTGRGYVGFPFNAADDYTTLRYSNAGVQQWVVRFNGSGNENDRPSGLAVDAVGNVYVTGGSKIPGNLWDYVTIKYSQNPHLSVTPSSLNFGYVTPGDTAALALTVLNSGAKELNLGSIIGPSAPFSLITDGCSGQSLSPFDTTDDCHLLVRFAPAALGSVLDSIKIPSNDPALPLKTLYLQGIGGGDTILIFSVSPDEVITGDTATLEITGQQFSSGALRALTSDPEVFLVRSESGPGRDTILADTVNLIDSTRLKAFFKFEETDLGWYDLVAERANGERSEYPRGVYLLISLVLPELRSVGFNGFSIGVERFGKLLCENAGSTKGFLLYQLKPPAPGAIEARLMTLTGDTIWSSQRDSADTVRAWVVPLDVAQSYWLADGWKVKPERVIFPKIAPRRLDDDEFVIFGSGQQVTVDGTTGVAKDKLKDLIKEVIIGTACQSVAQYLTDPSNVTLLENVLQNLANQLEQAQQAATPQGILKEVANQLNPLSGWVGIVDAMRSCLETIVGEFMRNWDQKRSNMAASICQLQGNQRLEQMDRILRRNAIGRRAVEDALLNCQSKGVRGYSGAVRGSWDPNDKTSAGAFILAKLPQEDTLRPVYPIPIAGFGDSIQYTILFENKAQATDSAVNVFITDTLDTNLDLSSLRIDSSSLRGNFSYSLNGQVLTAQFANIMLAPNVVPPEGEWFLNYWIKPKPNLPVRTFLRNRASIVFDFNPAIQTGEVVHMLCSGLGDLNGDVNFTPADVVLMLTCVFLGSGDCAHCFTDVNCDGNLSPADIVLELNKVFLDSPLPC
- a CDS encoding AtpZ/AtpI family protein, with protein sequence MEKSPKKWKELRRAGYLAAIPALLAIGPILGWFLGDFLDGKIGTGPWLSYAGILVGFVAAGREVYKLAKRAGEE